One window of the Primulina eburnea isolate SZY01 chromosome 18, ASM2296580v1, whole genome shotgun sequence genome contains the following:
- the LOC140819045 gene encoding uncharacterized protein — protein sequence MSLDEIVKALAENTQKFQQETRASIQNLSTQVGQLATSIHKLEAQNLSNKPSQTVVNPRENVSEITLRNCKELDVQEIGVQASAKQKEENEIKVEDKIINQDDAPKGKFSPLFEYKPIPPFPLALNRKCESIKELNDIIRRGEVNIPSLDAIKPVPRCAKILKELCTTKKRHKLKGCKRENVGEHVSAVIQKTIPIKCSDPGMFSISCSIGDIRLEKAMLDLGASINVMPDSVYNYLELGPLTETSIVIQLADSSTVYPRGVIEDILVKVENLVFSAGFYVLDIENDDLNSQILLGRPFLKTSKSVINVNSGTLTMEFDGEIAKFNIYGTMKYPLSESTINTLDIANHLSKENSKIVGKDDLEEIIERPIENSNTIFSLSDSQIYKIAQKLPADRPRQVLIRKGRKIQGIEIFKKFKENKHLLKFAMKIFKRNKVDKLIIYEPP from the coding sequence ATGTCTCTAGATGAAATTGTAAAGGCCTTAGCTGAAAACACTCAAAAATTTCAACAGGAAACGAGGGCTAGCATTCAGAATTTGAGCACTCAAGTGGGACAGTTGGCGACCTCAATTCACAAGTTGGAAGCACAAAATTTAAGTAATAAACCTTCTCAGACAGTGGTGAATCCAAGAGAGAATGTGAGTGAAATTACTTTGAGAAATTGTAAAGAATTGGATGTTCAAGAAATTGGGGTACAAGCATCAGCCAAGCAAAAAGAAGAGAATGAGATAAAAGTTGAggataaaataatcaatcaaGATGATGCTCCGAAAGGTAAGTTTTCTCCTCTATTTGAGTATAAACCTATTCCCCCATTCCCTCTTGCATTGAACAGGAAATGTGAAAGTATTAAGGAGTTGAATGACATTATTCGTAGAGGCGAGGTAAATATTCCTTCATTAGATGCCATTAAACCAGTACCTCGTTgtgctaaaattttaaaagaattgTGTACTACAAAAAAGAGACATAAGTTGAAGGGGTGTAAAAGAGAAAATGTTGGAGAACATGTTTCTGCTGTTATTCAAAAAACTATTCCCATCAAATGCAGTGATCCAGGTATGTTTTCTATCTCTTGTAGTATTGGCGATATTAGACTTGAAAAGGCTATGTTGGATTTGGGTGCTTCTATCAATGTCATGCCTGATTCTGTTTATAATTATTTAGAACTTGGACCTCTAACTGAAACCAGCATTGTGATTCAATTGGCTGATAGCTCCACTGTTTATCCTAGAGGTGTAATTGAAGATATTCTTGTGAAAGTTGAAAATTTGGTTTTTTCTGCTGGCTTTTATGTGCTTGACATAGAAAATGATGATTTAAACAGTCAAATTTTGCTAGGAAGACCATTTttgaaaacttcaaagtctGTCATAAACGTTAATAGTGGTACCCTTACTATGGAATTTGATGGCGAGATTGCTAAGTTTAATATTTATGGTACCATGAAATATCCTCTTAGCGAAAGCACTATTAATACTCTTGATATCGCTAATCATTTGtcaaaagaaaattcaaaaattgttgGTAAGGATGATTTAGAGGAGATTATTGAAAGACCTATTGAAAATTCTAACACTATATTTTCTTTATCTGATTCGCAGATATATAAAATTGCGCAAAAACTTCCTGCAGATCGACCCAGGCAGGTACTCATAAGAAAGGGAAGAAAGATCCAAGGGATTGAGATTTTCAAGAAATTCAAAGAAAACAAAcatttgctgaaatttgctatgaaaatatttaagcgGAATAAAGTGGACAAATTGATCATA